From a single Streptomyces liliifuscus genomic region:
- a CDS encoding LysM peptidoglycan-binding domain-containing protein has protein sequence MSECADTTRKTRTTAVLAGAALLAPLGLLAATGNAAAADSGVWDRIAQCESGGNWHINTGNGYYGGLQFSAGTWRAYGGSAYASTADKASKAQQIAVATKVQRGQGWGAWPTCSSRAGASGGAPAASTPGTPTTKAAPSKPAKAPDRSTGHTGRGSSRGDYTVRSGDTLSAIAARHGTTWQRIYAANKAAIGGDPDVIVPGQRLEL, from the coding sequence ATGTCCGAATGTGCCGATACCACCCGTAAGACCCGTACCACGGCGGTCCTCGCCGGGGCGGCACTGCTCGCCCCGCTCGGACTGCTGGCAGCCACCGGCAACGCCGCGGCGGCGGACAGCGGAGTGTGGGACCGCATCGCCCAGTGCGAGAGCGGCGGCAACTGGCACATCAACACCGGAAACGGCTACTACGGAGGACTCCAGTTCTCCGCCGGCACCTGGCGCGCGTACGGCGGCTCGGCCTACGCCTCCACCGCCGACAAGGCCTCCAAGGCGCAGCAGATCGCTGTCGCCACCAAGGTGCAGCGCGGACAGGGGTGGGGCGCCTGGCCCACCTGTTCGTCACGCGCGGGCGCGTCCGGCGGTGCGCCCGCGGCGTCCACGCCCGGCACCCCCACCACCAAGGCCGCTCCGTCGAAGCCGGCGAAGGCGCCGGACCGTTCGACGGGCCACACCGGCCGCGGCTCGTCCCGCGGCGACTACACCGTCCGCAGCGGCGACACGCTGAGCGCCATCGCGGCCCGGCACGGAACCACCTGGCAGCGGATCTACGCCGCCAACAAGGCCGCCATCGGCGGGGACCCCGACGTGATAGTCCCCGGCCAGCGTCTGGAGCTCTGA
- a CDS encoding ABC transporter permease subunit, with amino-acid sequence MASLTYDLTLAGLSVGSAAALTGIGLVVTHRATGVLNFAHGAIAMVCAYLLWQLTVEWNWPLPLAAALTLLVVAPGIGMALERFVFRPLSVLGSDPAQTLVASIGVFVLLVGGAALIWGPGARSDAPTLVSADPWGQLAVTLVLAVGVGAVIRWTRFGRELRAVVDDRSLAVLGGIDADRVAAAGWAFGSFTAGLTGVLLAPYVRLDPYGLPLLVMEVVAVAVAARMRSLPVAVVVALGIGVAQSQLTRLHPTGWREPLLQAVGANLFVVALLVAALVLPGIGTRDALPRTASARVATPPGAWIVAVVLFLLPLGFAGSDLHTSVQVPALGVVLLSLVVVTGRGGQISLGQAAYAGLGALFTALLAAGRFPGLPELPELAALAVAVLLVAPLGLLTGWPAIGRHGLALALATFAVGVGVSRFVFAQPYATSGLTLGRPAGFDGDRAYYALELVLLAGALLAAHALRRGRTGRALAAMRDHEAGASAAGVRVPTLKLTAFVAGAALAALGGGMLGMGLRAFDPAAYDPVRGLLWFAAIVVLGADSVLGALLAAALLVGLDAGTRGGVAAALIGLLAVLVGRFPGGPYEALRLAAERLRLRREVMLTPLGAGVGRRLRATLTGPGTRPRVMAAAGATAVTGPHADTATATGTGTGTGTGTKLTGGRPLVTRPVPRPTPAVGEPASAWAPDPTDHVSGPGAKASGAPPTPGEDRGDGPAGTAPVPASEAKGADPAENRNRPGVPSGPRTNDGEPDASRTPDHARRSDSAPPPGTGPAGNLGGPASPGSGAAPGPVHASGEPGPVRPTPPAGPGPGPGPGPGPGPGPGAHTAGRASPTRPRTSRTPPVHPVLRARALRVAYDGFTALDGVDLDLTPGRITAVVGPNGAGKSTLFHCLAGTVRPDAGRIGFGERDITRLPAHARTRLGIARTFQQLAVFPTLTVAENVRVGAEQGRVVDADAVERMLRLLGLDGAVRALPAAGLPTGTLRRVELARALAGSPRVLLLDEPAAGLDTGEVAALARVLGALAADGTALLVVEHDLDLVADLADTVHVMTAGRVVASGPADHVLEGLDRLEADQGHQGGRGSQGPGTAVDG; translated from the coding sequence ATGGCGTCGCTGACGTACGACCTCACGCTCGCCGGGCTCTCCGTCGGCAGCGCGGCCGCGCTCACCGGGATCGGTCTGGTCGTCACCCACCGGGCGACCGGCGTCCTCAACTTCGCGCACGGCGCGATCGCCATGGTGTGCGCCTATCTGCTGTGGCAGCTCACGGTCGAGTGGAACTGGCCTCTCCCGCTCGCCGCCGCGCTCACGCTGCTCGTGGTGGCGCCGGGCATCGGCATGGCGCTGGAACGATTCGTCTTCCGCCCCCTGTCCGTCCTCGGCAGCGACCCGGCGCAGACCCTCGTCGCGTCCATCGGCGTGTTCGTGCTGCTCGTCGGCGGCGCGGCGCTGATCTGGGGCCCGGGCGCCCGCTCGGACGCGCCGACGCTCGTCTCGGCGGACCCCTGGGGGCAACTGGCCGTGACCCTCGTGCTGGCCGTCGGGGTCGGCGCGGTGATCCGATGGACCCGCTTCGGCCGGGAACTGCGGGCCGTCGTCGACGACCGTTCGCTGGCCGTCCTGGGTGGCATCGACGCGGACCGGGTGGCCGCGGCCGGCTGGGCCTTCGGCTCGTTCACGGCGGGCCTGACAGGCGTGCTGCTGGCCCCGTACGTACGCCTGGACCCGTACGGCTTGCCGCTGCTCGTGATGGAGGTGGTGGCGGTCGCCGTCGCCGCCCGGATGCGCAGCCTGCCGGTGGCCGTGGTCGTGGCCCTCGGCATCGGGGTCGCCCAGAGCCAGTTGACGCGGCTCCACCCGACGGGCTGGCGGGAACCGCTGCTCCAGGCGGTGGGCGCGAATCTCTTCGTCGTCGCCCTGCTGGTCGCGGCGCTGGTCCTGCCGGGCATCGGCACGCGGGACGCGCTTCCGCGCACGGCGAGCGCCCGGGTGGCGACCCCGCCGGGCGCGTGGATCGTGGCCGTGGTCCTGTTCCTGCTCCCCCTGGGCTTCGCGGGCTCGGACCTGCACACGTCCGTCCAGGTCCCGGCCCTGGGAGTCGTCCTCCTGTCCCTGGTCGTGGTGACGGGCCGCGGCGGCCAGATCTCACTGGGCCAGGCGGCGTACGCGGGTCTGGGCGCCCTCTTCACCGCGCTGCTGGCGGCGGGCCGCTTCCCGGGCCTGCCGGAGCTCCCCGAACTGGCCGCGCTCGCGGTCGCCGTCCTGCTGGTGGCGCCCCTGGGCCTGCTGACCGGCTGGCCCGCCATCGGCCGCCACGGCCTCGCCCTCGCCCTGGCCACCTTCGCGGTGGGCGTCGGCGTCAGCCGCTTCGTCTTCGCCCAGCCGTACGCGACCTCGGGCCTGACCCTGGGCCGCCCGGCGGGCTTCGACGGCGACCGCGCGTACTACGCACTCGAACTCGTCCTCCTCGCGGGCGCGTTGCTGGCCGCCCACGCACTGCGCCGGGGCCGTACGGGCCGGGCCCTGGCGGCGATGCGCGACCACGAGGCGGGCGCGTCGGCGGCGGGCGTCCGCGTGCCGACGCTCAAACTGACGGCCTTCGTCGCGGGCGCCGCCCTCGCGGCCCTCGGCGGCGGCATGCTCGGCATGGGCCTGCGCGCCTTCGACCCCGCCGCGTACGACCCGGTCCGCGGCCTGCTGTGGTTCGCCGCGATCGTCGTCCTCGGCGCCGACAGCGTCCTCGGCGCGTTGCTCGCGGCGGCTCTGCTGGTCGGCCTGGACGCGGGGACGCGCGGCGGCGTCGCGGCGGCCCTGATCGGCCTCCTGGCGGTCCTCGTGGGCCGCTTCCCCGGCGGCCCCTACGAGGCCCTGCGCCTGGCGGCCGAACGCCTGCGGCTGCGCCGCGAGGTGATGCTCACTCCCCTGGGTGCCGGGGTGGGACGAAGGCTGCGGGCGACACTCACAGGGCCCGGCACACGCCCCCGCGTGATGGCCGCGGCGGGCGCGACCGCGGTGACCGGCCCGCACGCCGACACGGCCACCGCCACCGGGACCGGAACCGGAACCGGAACCGGAACAAAGCTCACCGGGGGCCGCCCGCTGGTAACACGACCGGTCCCCCGGCCGACTCCGGCGGTCGGCGAGCCCGCCTCTGCCTGGGCGCCCGACCCGACGGACCATGTCTCCGGACCCGGGGCCAAGGCTTCCGGCGCTCCTCCGACGCCCGGTGAGGACCGGGGCGACGGCCCGGCCGGCACCGCCCCCGTCCCCGCCTCCGAGGCGAAGGGCGCGGATCCGGCCGAGAACCGGAACCGTCCCGGCGTGCCGTCAGGCCCTCGCACCAACGATGGCGAACCCGACGCCTCTCGGACTCCGGACCACGCCCGGCGATCCGACTCGGCGCCGCCGCCCGGCACGGGTCCGGCCGGGAACCTCGGCGGTCCCGCCTCGCCCGGGTCCGGCGCAGCGCCCGGTCCCGTTCACGCCAGTGGCGAACCCGGCCCGGTACGGCCGACGCCGCCCGCCGGACCCGGACCCGGACCCGGGCCGGGGCCGGGGCCGGGGCCGGGGCCGGGAGCCCACACCGCAGGGCGTGCCTCGCCCACCCGCCCTCGGACGTCCCGGACCCCGCCGGTCCACCCCGTGCTCCGCGCCCGTGCCCTCCGCGTCGCCTACGACGGGTTCACCGCTCTGGACGGCGTGGATCTCGATCTGACCCCGGGCCGGATCACCGCCGTCGTCGGGCCCAACGGGGCAGGGAAGAGCACCCTGTTCCACTGCCTCGCCGGGACCGTGCGGCCGGATGCCGGGCGGATCGGGTTCGGGGAGCGGGACATCACCCGGCTGCCCGCCCACGCCCGGACCCGGCTCGGTATCGCCCGCACCTTTCAGCAACTCGCCGTCTTCCCGACCCTGACGGTGGCCGAGAACGTACGCGTGGGTGCCGAGCAGGGGCGCGTCGTGGACGCGGACGCCGTGGAACGGATGCTGCGGCTGCTCGGGCTCGACGGAGCCGTACGGGCGCTCCCGGCGGCGGGCCTGCCGACCGGCACCCTGCGGCGTGTCGAACTCGCGCGGGCCCTGGCGGGCAGCCCGCGTGTCCTGCTCCTCGACGAGCCGGCGGCGGGACTGGACACGGGCGAAGTGGCGGCGCTGGCCCGCGTGCTGGGGGCGCTGGCCGCGGACGGTACGGCCCTGCTCGTCGTCGAGCACGACCTGGACCTCGTGGCCGATCTGGCCGACACCGTGCACGTCATGACGGCGGGCCGCGTCGTCGCCTCCGGCCCCGCCGACCACGTGCTCGAAGGCCTCGACCGGCTCGAAGCAGACCAGGGGCACCAAGGGGGCCGAGGAAGTCAGGGGCCCGGAACGGCGGTCGACGGATGA
- a CDS encoding ABC transporter substrate-binding protein translates to MRRRVRVAECAVVGLLLLVGTACGSRLPESDFDDRPDRTPTQNTAEPLRVGIITSATSPVGGNTFTGPRDGAKAYFDRLNARGGIDGRRVDVRMCDDGGSGVGNNECVHKLVDEDRVVALVATSALDYAGASRVSRARVPDIGGQPIGAAYDTYPHLYGIYGSLAPRNGKPGWDGKLYGGTEIYRYFKREQGARTAAVVSYNQSASAAYARLVTRGLKAEGYKVVTEQVDFALPNFRAAAADLKEQGADVVFDAIDTYGNAQLCKAMDDVGADVLAKVTNVQNWTSTVREDYKDAPRCRNALWATGASRNYDDTATDHEAVREFRDGTKNLKSHSQWQLEGWAAAMWFTDAARSCAKTGVTRACVDRFMDTGKPYTADGLLLPVRYERLPEPPKTRRTCLSVARWEDADGWVSQGDMNDECFDVPQLSYEP, encoded by the coding sequence ATGCGTCGCCGGGTCCGGGTTGCTGAGTGCGCTGTCGTGGGCCTGCTGCTCCTGGTGGGCACGGCCTGCGGCAGCCGTCTCCCGGAGAGCGACTTCGATGACCGGCCGGACCGTACGCCCACGCAGAACACGGCGGAACCCCTGCGCGTGGGCATCATCACGAGCGCCACCAGCCCGGTCGGCGGCAACACCTTCACCGGGCCGCGCGACGGCGCGAAGGCCTACTTCGACCGGCTGAACGCGCGCGGCGGCATCGACGGCCGCCGCGTCGACGTCCGCATGTGCGACGACGGCGGCAGCGGTGTCGGCAACAACGAATGCGTGCACAAGCTCGTCGACGAGGACAGGGTGGTCGCCCTCGTCGCCACCAGCGCGCTCGACTACGCGGGCGCCTCCCGGGTGTCACGCGCGCGCGTGCCCGACATCGGCGGGCAGCCCATCGGCGCCGCGTACGACACCTATCCGCATCTCTACGGGATCTACGGCAGCCTCGCCCCACGGAACGGAAAGCCCGGCTGGGACGGGAAGCTGTACGGCGGCACCGAGATCTACCGCTACTTCAAACGCGAGCAGGGTGCCCGGACGGCGGCCGTCGTCTCGTACAACCAGTCCGCGTCGGCCGCGTACGCCCGGCTCGTCACCCGGGGGCTGAAAGCCGAGGGCTACAAGGTGGTCACCGAACAGGTCGACTTCGCGCTGCCCAACTTCCGTGCCGCCGCCGCCGATCTGAAGGAACAGGGCGCCGACGTGGTCTTCGACGCCATCGACACCTACGGCAACGCGCAGCTGTGCAAGGCGATGGACGACGTCGGCGCCGACGTCCTCGCCAAGGTCACCAACGTGCAGAACTGGACGTCCACCGTCCGCGAGGACTACAAGGACGCGCCGCGCTGCCGCAACGCCCTGTGGGCGACGGGCGCGAGCCGCAACTACGACGACACGGCCACGGACCACGAGGCCGTACGGGAGTTCCGGGACGGCACGAAGAACCTGAAGAGCCACTCCCAGTGGCAGCTGGAGGGCTGGGCCGCCGCGATGTGGTTCACGGACGCGGCGCGGTCCTGCGCGAAAACGGGCGTCACGCGCGCGTGCGTCGACCGATTCATGGACACGGGGAAGCCGTACACGGCCGACGGTCTGCTGCTGCCCGTCCGGTACGAGCGCCTGCCCGAACCCCCGAAGACCCGCAGGACCTGCCTCTCGGTGGCCCGCTGGGAGGACGCCGACGGATGGGTGAGTCAGGGCGACATGAACGACGAATGCTTCGACGTGCCGCAGCTGTCCTATGAGCCCTGA
- a CDS encoding LysM peptidoglycan-binding domain-containing protein, producing MPYDCAKDQWPWGCLAKCESSGRWNANTGNGFYGGLQFWQPTWKAFGGLAYAPRADLATRGEQIRVAEEVLRVQGWEAWPVCAKRYKLKGRAHVVRPGESLASIARRYRIKGGWQALYKLNRKMVGAHPGRLNTGTMLKLPKGAGPGRLVTQALPPTPPPATSSPTSPVAPPEDAATGSPSLPGVSDPVDPADPQARAASTRPPVLMGPPLPRPQPPSPRR from the coding sequence GTGCCGTACGACTGCGCCAAGGACCAGTGGCCGTGGGGCTGTCTCGCCAAGTGCGAGAGCAGTGGCCGCTGGAACGCGAACACCGGGAACGGCTTCTACGGAGGACTGCAGTTCTGGCAGCCCACCTGGAAGGCGTTCGGCGGACTGGCCTACGCACCGCGCGCGGACCTCGCCACGCGCGGCGAGCAGATCCGGGTCGCGGAGGAGGTGCTGCGCGTCCAGGGATGGGAGGCGTGGCCCGTCTGTGCCAAGAGGTACAAACTCAAGGGCCGGGCGCATGTGGTCAGGCCCGGCGAGTCGCTCGCGTCGATCGCCCGCCGGTACCGCATCAAGGGCGGCTGGCAGGCGCTCTACAAGCTCAACCGGAAGATGGTCGGAGCGCATCCGGGGCGGCTGAATACCGGCACCATGCTGAAGCTGCCCAAGGGGGCGGGCCCGGGACGGCTGGTCACTCAGGCGCTTCCTCCGACGCCCCCTCCGGCAACATCTTCGCCGACTTCTCCGGTGGCCCCTCCGGAGGACGCGGCCACCGGCTCCCCGAGTCTCCCGGGAGTGTCGGACCCGGTGGACCCGGCGGACCCGCAGGCCCGCGCCGCCTCGACGCGTCCGCCGGTCCTGATGGGCCCGCCGCTGCCGAGACCGCAGCCTCCGTCGCCTCGCCGCTGA
- a CDS encoding glycosyltransferase family 4 protein: protein MQISFLIHNAYGIGGTIRTTYNLANTLAEQHDVEIVSVLRHREEPVFTLDPRVRMRHLVDIRRNSPGYEGDDPAYRAPARVFPRGEVRYDQYSALTDRRIADHLSKADSDVVIGTRPGLNVHLARETRRGPLRVGQEHLTLDTHSESLRTELRGAYPRLDALTTTTEADAGAYRKKMRLPGVHVEAVPNPVPAPGIEPADGSGKWVVAAGRLAPVKRYDLLIKAFDRVREQRPDWRLRIYGGGKQKDKLRRLIDELGLYNHVLLMGPAHPIEPEWAKGSIAAVTSSLESFGMTIVEAMRCGLPVVSTDCPHGPGEIIDNGVDGRLVPVGNVGAIADGLLELINNDELRQQMAHAALKDSARFDPARIAERYESIFSGLVSRGGDSKIGRMRGSLHRTRGALLGGAYAVRDAGRTVLGKESSA, encoded by the coding sequence ATGCAGATCTCTTTCCTGATACACAACGCCTACGGAATCGGTGGGACGATCCGGACGACGTACAACCTTGCGAACACCCTTGCCGAGCAGCACGACGTCGAGATCGTCTCCGTGCTCCGCCACCGCGAGGAGCCGGTCTTCACACTGGATCCACGCGTGCGCATGCGCCACCTCGTCGACATCCGCAGGAACAGCCCGGGATACGAGGGCGACGACCCCGCCTACCGGGCGCCGGCCCGGGTCTTCCCGCGTGGGGAGGTCCGCTACGACCAGTACAGCGCTCTCACCGACCGCCGTATCGCGGACCACCTCTCGAAGGCCGACTCCGACGTGGTGATCGGCACCCGGCCGGGGCTGAACGTGCATCTGGCCCGCGAGACCAGACGGGGGCCGCTCCGCGTCGGCCAGGAGCACCTCACGCTCGACACCCACTCGGAGTCCCTGCGCACGGAACTGCGCGGCGCCTACCCGCGGCTCGACGCGCTCACCACGACCACGGAGGCGGACGCGGGGGCGTACCGCAAGAAGATGCGGCTGCCCGGCGTGCACGTCGAGGCCGTGCCCAATCCGGTGCCGGCGCCCGGTATCGAGCCCGCGGACGGCTCCGGCAAGTGGGTCGTGGCGGCCGGCCGGCTCGCCCCGGTCAAGCGGTACGACCTGCTGATCAAGGCCTTCGACCGGGTGCGCGAGCAGCGGCCCGACTGGCGTCTGCGGATCTACGGCGGCGGCAAGCAGAAGGACAAGCTGCGCAGGCTCATCGACGAACTGGGCCTCTACAACCACGTGTTACTGATGGGCCCGGCGCATCCCATCGAGCCGGAGTGGGCCAAGGGATCCATCGCCGCCGTCACCTCCAGCCTGGAGTCCTTCGGCATGACGATCGTCGAGGCCATGCGCTGCGGCCTGCCCGTCGTCTCCACGGACTGCCCGCACGGCCCGGGGGAGATCATCGACAACGGCGTGGACGGACGTCTCGTTCCCGTCGGCAACGTCGGGGCCATCGCCGACGGACTGCTCGAACTGATCAACAACGACGAGCTGCGGCAGCAGATGGCGCACGCCGCGCTCAAGGACTCCGCGCGCTTCGACCCCGCCCGGATCGCCGAACGCTACGAGTCGATCTTCTCCGGTCTCGTCTCGCGCGGCGGCGACTCGAAGATCGGCCGGATGCGCGGCTCACTGCATCGCACGCGGGGCGCCCTGCTCGGCGGCGCGTATGCCGTTCGGGATGCCGGACGGACCGTACTCGGGAAGGAGAGCTCCGCATGA